A genome region from Planctomycetia bacterium includes the following:
- a CDS encoding DUF1549 and DUF1553 domain-containing protein, with protein MREVIAVSRFAKPFIASSILAIVAGFASPLTTIAAPAAAANGSDAKAIVKIEVFPPDVNLSTKRDSQRYLVMVTRADGVTQDVTNEAKVSIADKTFARVDQQTLYPVADGTTTLDVTYGTQKLQVPVVVKDAAADRPVSFHLDVMPVFMRSGCNTGSCHGAARGKDGFMLSLFGYDPKGDHMRITHELGNRRINLGMPAESLLLEKNDGSVPHTGGKRFDRTSAYYQVILEWLNNGAPLDEGEVVKVVRVDLYPKIAVLEGSGTTQQMIARAVYADGTDRDITNLAVFLTNNDNSAPINENGLVTAANRGEAFVMARFDTHTVGSQLLVLPKDVKYTEPAAKPANYIDDLVGAKLKKLRIIPSELCTDEVFLRRVTLDITGLLPTEEEFAAFSNDKDPSKRTKLVDRLLERKEFAEIWAMKWAEVLKVRTNQNVVSTKAAVAYADWLTAQISDNVPLDKMVRDLLSTSGSAFKSPAVNYYQVEQDLLKTAENTAQVFFGIRTQCAQCHNHPFDRWTMDDYYSFAAFFAQVGRKPTEDYRDIVIYNRAGGETSNPVTKKQMTPKFLGGVVPEIKPGEDRRVVLANWLTSTDNKFFAPNVANRIWDHFFGLGIVDPVDDIRVSNPATNPELLQALGDKLVEYKYDFKRLVRDICLSNTYQRSGTVNESNAGDGKNFSHSTVRRVRAESLLDIITQATETKEKFQRLPLGARAVQIADGSTSNYFLDTFGRSNRLTVCADDVKTDPSLSQSLHLLNGPTIESKISNGGSIDRWLKAGKTPSEIIDTIFIRCLTRKPTAEEKAKLLAIMPEKNPQKELTDVYWAVLNSREFVFNH; from the coding sequence ATGAGAGAGGTTATCGCCGTGAGTCGCTTCGCAAAACCGTTTATCGCCTCGTCGATCTTGGCGATCGTCGCCGGATTCGCTTCGCCGCTTACGACCATCGCCGCTCCGGCCGCTGCGGCGAACGGATCGGACGCCAAGGCCATCGTGAAGATCGAGGTGTTTCCTCCCGATGTGAATCTTTCGACGAAGCGCGATAGCCAGCGCTACCTCGTCATGGTCACGCGTGCCGACGGCGTGACGCAGGATGTGACGAACGAAGCGAAAGTGTCGATTGCCGACAAGACGTTCGCCCGGGTCGATCAACAGACGCTCTATCCCGTCGCCGACGGCACGACGACGCTCGACGTCACCTACGGCACGCAGAAGCTGCAAGTTCCGGTCGTGGTGAAAGACGCCGCTGCCGATCGGCCGGTCAGTTTTCATCTCGATGTGATGCCGGTCTTCATGCGTTCGGGCTGCAATACCGGGAGTTGCCATGGTGCGGCTCGCGGTAAAGACGGCTTCATGCTCTCTCTATTCGGCTATGATCCCAAGGGGGATCACATGCGGATCACGCACGAACTCGGCAATCGCCGGATCAACCTCGGCATGCCTGCCGAAAGCCTGTTGTTGGAAAAGAACGACGGCTCGGTTCCGCACACCGGCGGCAAGCGATTCGATCGGACGAGCGCTTACTATCAAGTGATTCTCGAATGGCTCAACAACGGCGCCCCGCTCGACGAAGGGGAAGTCGTCAAGGTGGTGCGGGTCGATCTCTATCCGAAGATCGCCGTGCTGGAAGGCTCCGGCACGACGCAGCAGATGATCGCCCGAGCGGTTTACGCCGACGGCACCGATCGCGATATCACGAACCTCGCCGTGTTCCTTACGAACAACGACAACTCGGCTCCGATCAACGAAAACGGCTTAGTCACCGCCGCGAATCGGGGAGAGGCGTTCGTCATGGCTCGCTTCGATACGCACACGGTCGGCAGCCAGTTACTCGTCTTGCCGAAAGATGTGAAATATACCGAACCGGCTGCCAAGCCGGCGAACTACATCGACGACCTCGTCGGCGCGAAGCTGAAGAAGCTGCGCATCATTCCGAGCGAACTCTGCACCGACGAAGTCTTCCTGCGCCGCGTGACCCTCGACATCACGGGCCTGCTCCCGACCGAAGAAGAGTTCGCCGCTTTCTCGAACGACAAAGATCCCTCGAAGCGCACGAAGCTTGTCGACCGTTTGTTGGAGCGGAAAGAGTTCGCCGAAATTTGGGCGATGAAATGGGCCGAAGTCTTGAAGGTGCGTACCAATCAAAACGTGGTGAGCACTAAGGCCGCCGTGGCGTATGCCGACTGGCTGACCGCGCAGATTTCCGACAACGTGCCGCTCGATAAGATGGTTCGCGATCTGCTCTCGACGAGCGGCAGCGCTTTCAAGAGCCCGGCCGTGAACTACTATCAAGTCGAGCAAGACTTGCTGAAGACCGCTGAAAACACGGCTCAGGTGTTCTTCGGAATCCGGACGCAATGCGCCCAGTGCCACAACCATCCGTTCGATCGCTGGACAATGGACGACTACTACAGCTTTGCGGCGTTCTTCGCGCAAGTCGGTCGCAAGCCGACGGAAGACTATCGCGATATCGTGATCTACAACCGCGCCGGCGGCGAGACGTCGAACCCGGTGACGAAGAAGCAAATGACTCCGAAGTTCCTCGGCGGCGTGGTTCCTGAAATCAAGCCGGGCGAAGATCGCCGCGTGGTGCTCGCCAACTGGCTGACCTCGACCGACAACAAGTTCTTTGCGCCGAACGTCGCCAACCGCATCTGGGACCACTTCTTCGGCCTCGGCATCGTCGACCCGGTCGACGACATTCGCGTGAGCAACCCGGCGACGAACCCGGAACTGCTGCAAGCGCTCGGCGATAAGCTCGTCGAATACAAATACGACTTCAAGCGGCTCGTTCGCGATATCTGCCTCTCGAACACCTATCAGCGTTCGGGCACCGTGAACGAAAGCAATGCCGGAGACGGGAAGAACTTCTCGCATTCGACCGTCCGTCGCGTGCGGGCCGAGAGCTTGCTCGACATCATCACCCAAGCGACCGAAACGAAAGAGAAGTTCCAACGTTTGCCGCTCGGAGCCCGCGCCGTGCAGATCGCCGATGGAAGCACCTCGAATTACTTCCTCGATACGTTCGGGCGCTCGAACCGGTTGACCGTCTGTGCCGACGACGTGAAGACCGATCCGTCGCTTTCGCAATCGTTGCACTTGCTGAACGGCCCGACGATCGAATCGAAGATCTCGAACGGCGGTTCGATCGATCGCTGGTTGAAGGCAGGGAAGACCCCGTCCGAGATCATCGATACGATTTTCATTCGCTGCTTGACGCGCAAGCCGACCGCCGAAGAGAAAGCCAAGCTCTTGGCGATCATGCCGGAAAAGAATCCGCAAAAGGAATTGACGGACGTCTATTGGGCCGTGCTGAATTCGCGCGAGTTCGTGTTCAACCACTAG
- a CDS encoding TolC family protein translates to MKRQARQVLVSVTLLSMLVTGCSPTRPFYFFDDGNLSHYKGAATEIEYPDVQTTMLEDVAQALPPLTVANNDPREIWDLTLEEAMQNSMANSKVLRTLGGTPVTSSNIQVASLNNARLLLGADNASTVYNPALRESDPRFGTEAALSAFDAQLSSSLFWNHNDRPINLRQDLQVFSRSVFMQDTAAFTGQISKIAADGSTFYARQGTNYEWNNNPSNQFPSIYTATLEAEFKHPLLQGAGVDFNRIAGPNSTSGVYTGVVIARINTDIALADFEAGIRNLVNDVENAYWNLYFAYRRLDANVVGRDSSLQTWRKVHAMAQAGSADAAQEAQAREQYFLFRGNVEAALSDMYSAESALRYLMGLSASDGRLIRPADEPTTAKVDFEWAGVHQEALGRSAELRRQRWVIKRREMELIASKNFLLPRLDADAIYRFRGLGDDLISANGGGKGPFNNAWQSLLGGNYQEWQMGFNFNMPLGFRQALAGVRNAQLQLARERAVLDDMELEVSHLLAEAIRFQDRTYMLSQTNFNRRAAAIRQVQAVQQNYEVGRITLDQLLDAQRRLADAESSYFQSLSDYNRAIAAVHYRKGSLLEYNAVHLAEGPWASKAYFDAEERARARDAGLFMNYGFTRPGVFSQGPIAQEQDGGNFINGETVEGVEEGTIINDGSAGPQVPTIAPAQEGGSLPMVVPPSTIPPSLTPPAIPSPAPAGKAPGPKALPMGRSEGRSASYDMNEYGTPKLRDSGRTFSTAGGELQQEPSVSDHPTELLESRTRNESRKSRTAAGIDRSFTSGPRLER, encoded by the coding sequence ATGAAACGGCAAGCTCGCCAGGTGTTGGTATCCGTGACGTTGCTCTCGATGCTCGTCACCGGCTGTTCACCGACCCGACCGTTTTACTTCTTCGACGACGGCAACCTTTCACACTATAAGGGTGCCGCGACCGAGATCGAGTATCCCGATGTGCAAACGACGATGTTGGAGGACGTGGCGCAGGCGCTACCGCCGCTGACCGTCGCCAACAACGACCCGCGTGAGATCTGGGATCTCACGTTGGAAGAAGCCATGCAGAACTCGATGGCGAACAGCAAAGTGCTGCGAACGTTAGGCGGCACGCCCGTCACGTCGAGCAACATTCAAGTCGCCTCGCTCAACAACGCTCGATTGCTGCTCGGGGCAGATAACGCCTCGACGGTTTATAACCCGGCCTTGCGTGAAAGCGATCCGCGCTTCGGCACCGAAGCCGCTTTGAGCGCGTTCGACGCGCAATTGTCGAGTAGCTTGTTCTGGAACCACAACGATCGCCCGATCAACTTGCGGCAAGACTTGCAAGTGTTCTCGCGCAGCGTGTTCATGCAAGATACGGCCGCCTTCACGGGCCAGATCTCGAAGATCGCCGCCGACGGCAGCACGTTCTACGCTCGCCAAGGTACGAACTACGAATGGAATAACAACCCGTCCAACCAGTTTCCGAGCATCTACACGGCGACGTTGGAAGCGGAGTTCAAGCATCCGTTGTTGCAAGGTGCCGGCGTCGATTTCAATCGTATCGCGGGACCGAACTCGACCTCGGGCGTGTATACCGGCGTGGTCATCGCTCGTATCAATACGGATATCGCTCTCGCCGACTTCGAAGCGGGCATTCGCAACCTCGTGAACGACGTCGAAAACGCGTACTGGAACTTGTACTTCGCTTATCGTCGGCTCGATGCCAACGTGGTCGGCCGCGACAGCTCGTTGCAAACGTGGCGCAAAGTACACGCGATGGCGCAAGCCGGTTCGGCCGACGCTGCACAAGAAGCCCAAGCTCGCGAACAATACTTCCTCTTCCGCGGCAACGTGGAAGCGGCCCTCAGCGATATGTACTCGGCCGAGAGCGCCCTCCGCTACCTCATGGGCTTGTCCGCCAGCGACGGCCGACTGATCCGTCCGGCCGACGAACCGACGACGGCGAAGGTCGACTTCGAGTGGGCCGGCGTGCATCAAGAAGCGTTGGGTCGCTCGGCCGAATTGCGTCGCCAACGTTGGGTCATCAAGCGACGTGAGATGGAGCTCATCGCTTCGAAGAACTTCTTGCTCCCGCGTCTCGATGCCGATGCCATCTATCGCTTCCGCGGCCTCGGCGACGACTTGATCTCCGCTAACGGCGGCGGCAAGGGACCGTTCAACAACGCTTGGCAGAGCCTCCTCGGCGGCAACTACCAAGAGTGGCAGATGGGTTTCAACTTCAACATGCCGCTCGGGTTCCGTCAGGCTCTCGCCGGTGTTCGCAACGCTCAACTGCAACTCGCTCGCGAACGGGCCGTGCTCGACGACATGGAGCTCGAAGTGTCGCACTTGCTCGCCGAAGCGATTCGCTTCCAAGACCGGACCTATATGTTGAGCCAAACCAACTTCAATCGTCGTGCCGCTGCAATCCGCCAAGTGCAGGCCGTGCAGCAGAACTACGAAGTCGGTCGGATCACGCTCGACCAGTTGCTCGACGCTCAACGTCGCTTGGCCGATGCCGAGTCGAGCTACTTCCAATCGCTCTCGGATTACAACCGTGCGATCGCCGCGGTGCATTACCGCAAGGGTTCGCTCTTGGAATACAACGCCGTACACTTGGCGGAAGGCCCCTGGGCCAGCAAAGCCTACTTCGACGCCGAAGAGCGTGCTCGGGCTCGGGATGCCGGTTTGTTCATGAACTACGGCTTCACTCGCCCGGGCGTCTTCAGCCAAGGCCCGATCGCTCAAGAGCAAGACGGCGGCAACTTCATCAACGGTGAAACCGTGGAAGGGGTCGAAGAAGGGACGATCATCAACGATGGGTCCGCAGGGCCGCAAGTGCCGACGATCGCTCCGGCTCAAGAAGGGGGCAGCCTGCCGATGGTCGTCCCGCCGAGCACGATCCCACCGAGCCTGACGCCGCCGGCGATCCCGAGCCCTGCCCCGGCCGGTAAAGCTCCGGGACCGAAAGCCCTGCCGATGGGCCGCTCGGAAGGTCGCTCCGCGTCGTACGACATGAACGAGTACGGCACGCCGAAGTTGCGAGATTCCGGTCGCACTTTCAGCACGGCCGGCGGCGAGCTACAACAAGAGCCGTCCGTCAGCGATCATCCGACCGAGCTTTTAGAAAGCCGCACGCGTAATGAAAGTCGGAAAAGTCGTACGGCTGCTGGAATTGATCGGTCATTTACAAGCGGGCCGCGGCTCGAACGCTGA
- a CDS encoding YafY family transcriptional regulator has translation MKVGKVVRLLELIGHLQAGRGSNAESLARELGVASRTIFRDLDTLKKAGVPLVYEESEQRYRIPTNYYLPPTNFTPQEALALLVLCYQLGDRSGLPFQTSARQAALKLESNLPSKLRAYVHDLAEAVRIRLPQSGRTEGHESTYLELLDAVGSHRAVRISYGSLSEQSEITTKLLPYQLLFSRRSWYVVGRSSLHREVRMFNLTRIKKLESLEDKFRVPARFNMERFLRNAWHLIPEPGPDRQVLIRFEPMVAHNVAEVLWHKTQTIEWRDDGRIDFRALVSGLHEIAWWVLGYGDQAEVIEPPELREIVRDRARKMCAKYDA, from the coding sequence ATGAAAGTCGGAAAAGTCGTACGGCTGCTGGAATTGATCGGTCATTTACAAGCGGGCCGCGGCTCGAACGCTGAGTCGCTGGCCCGAGAGCTCGGCGTAGCGTCGCGAACGATCTTTCGCGATCTGGATACGCTGAAGAAAGCCGGCGTGCCGCTGGTTTACGAAGAGTCGGAACAGCGCTACCGCATTCCGACGAACTACTACCTTCCTCCGACGAACTTCACGCCGCAGGAAGCACTCGCCCTGCTCGTGCTCTGTTATCAGCTCGGCGATCGCTCGGGGCTGCCGTTTCAAACTTCGGCCCGTCAGGCGGCGCTCAAACTCGAAAGCAATCTGCCGTCGAAGTTGCGAGCGTATGTGCATGACCTGGCGGAAGCGGTGCGCATTCGCTTGCCGCAGTCGGGGCGAACCGAAGGGCACGAGTCGACGTATCTCGAATTGCTCGACGCCGTCGGCTCGCATCGGGCCGTGCGGATCTCGTACGGCAGCTTAAGCGAGCAAAGCGAGATCACGACGAAGCTGCTGCCATATCAATTGCTGTTCAGTCGGCGAAGTTGGTACGTCGTAGGGCGCTCGAGCCTGCATCGCGAAGTGAGGATGTTCAATCTCACGCGCATCAAGAAGCTGGAAAGCTTGGAAGACAAGTTTCGCGTTCCGGCCCGCTTTAATATGGAGCGGTTCCTGCGCAACGCGTGGCATCTGATTCCGGAGCCGGGCCCTGATCGGCAAGTGTTGATTCGCTTCGAGCCGATGGTCGCGCACAACGTCGCCGAAGTCCTCTGGCACAAGACGCAGACGATCGAGTGGCGCGACGACGGCCGGATCGACTTTCGCGCACTGGTATCGGGCCTGCACGAAATCGCCTGGTGGGTGCTCGGCTACGGCGATCAAGCCGAAGTGATCGAGCCGCCGGAACTGCGCGAGATCGTGCGAGACCGAGCCCGTAAGATGTGCGCGAAGTACGACGCATAG
- the sucD gene encoding succinate--CoA ligase subunit alpha, with product MSILINRDTKVICQGITGKVGQFHTKGCLEYGSKMVGGVTPGRGGEKVLDLPVFDTVREAVKQTGADATMIFVPPAGAADAILEAVDAGIKVVIAITEGVPVLDMARAYKIVKRSKSVLIGPNCPGVITPEECKIGIMPGYIHKKGPIGCLSRSGTLTYEAVWQLTNLGLGQSTCVGLGGDPIVGTNQIELLEMFENDPATEAILMMGEIGGSAEEEAAAYIKAHVTKPVAAFIAGQAAPPGKRMGHAGAIISGGKGTATEKISALEAAGVEVARSPADMGVAMQRAIAKKRRA from the coding sequence ATGAGCATCCTCATCAACCGCGATACGAAAGTCATCTGCCAAGGCATCACCGGCAAGGTCGGCCAGTTCCACACGAAGGGCTGCTTGGAATACGGCTCGAAGATGGTCGGCGGCGTCACGCCGGGCCGGGGTGGCGAGAAGGTGCTCGATCTCCCTGTGTTCGACACCGTGCGCGAGGCCGTGAAGCAAACCGGCGCCGATGCCACGATGATCTTCGTGCCGCCGGCGGGCGCGGCCGATGCGATTCTCGAAGCGGTCGACGCCGGGATCAAAGTCGTGATCGCGATCACCGAAGGGGTGCCGGTGCTCGATATGGCCCGAGCCTATAAGATCGTCAAGCGGTCGAAGTCGGTGCTGATCGGTCCGAACTGCCCGGGCGTCATCACGCCCGAAGAATGCAAGATCGGCATCATGCCCGGCTACATTCACAAGAAGGGCCCGATCGGCTGCTTGAGCCGCTCCGGCACGCTGACCTATGAAGCCGTTTGGCAACTCACGAACCTCGGCCTCGGGCAATCGACCTGCGTCGGTCTCGGGGGAGATCCGATCGTCGGCACGAATCAGATCGAGTTGCTTGAGATGTTCGAGAACGACCCGGCCACCGAAGCGATCTTGATGATGGGCGAAATCGGCGGCTCGGCCGAAGAGGAAGCCGCGGCTTACATCAAGGCGCATGTAACGAAGCCGGTCGCCGCGTTCATCGCCGGCCAAGCGGCCCCTCCCGGCAAGCGCATGGGCCATGCCGGCGCCATCATCTCCGGCGGCAAGGGCACAGCAACGGAAAAGATCTCGGCTCTCGAAGCGGCCGGCGTCGAAGTCGCAAGAAGCCCGGCCGATATGGGCGTCGCCATGCAACGAGCGATCGCGAAGAAACGCCGCGCCTAG
- the sucC gene encoding ADP-forming succinate--CoA ligase subunit beta, which yields MKIHEYQAKEIFRKAGVAVPQGIVAKNPQEAAEAYTKLGGAIAVVKAQIHAGGRGKGTTKEDASQRGVQLVRSAADAAKAAEKLIGKTLVTIQTGEEGQKVNQVFVEAGCNIARELYLAIIVDRSAKGPILMVSPDGGMNIEEVAEKTPERIVHEAFDVDTGLLPYQSRKLAEFLGLKGKSVASFDKFVRALAKMFVAYDCSMIEINPLVVTAEGELMALDAKVTFDDNGLFRHPELAELRDLAEEEPAEVRAAQSGLSYVKLHGNIGCLVNGAGLAMSTMDIIKLHGGFPANFLDVGGGANVDQVTEAFRILLADKNVKAVLVNIFGGIMRCTTIANAVLEAYKQVGFNVPLVVRLEGTEVQEGRKMLAESGVNIISAEGLTDAAKKVVAAAG from the coding sequence ATGAAAATTCACGAATACCAGGCGAAAGAAATCTTCCGTAAGGCGGGCGTCGCCGTGCCGCAAGGCATCGTCGCGAAGAACCCGCAAGAAGCGGCCGAAGCCTATACGAAGCTCGGCGGTGCGATTGCGGTCGTGAAAGCGCAGATCCACGCCGGCGGACGAGGCAAAGGCACGACGAAGGAAGACGCCTCGCAACGGGGCGTGCAACTCGTACGAAGCGCCGCAGACGCCGCTAAGGCGGCCGAGAAGTTGATCGGCAAGACGCTCGTCACGATCCAGACCGGCGAAGAAGGCCAAAAGGTCAATCAAGTTTTCGTCGAGGCAGGCTGCAACATCGCGCGCGAGTTGTATCTGGCGATCATCGTCGACCGGAGCGCCAAAGGGCCGATCCTCATGGTCTCGCCCGACGGCGGCATGAACATCGAAGAGGTCGCCGAGAAGACGCCGGAGCGCATCGTGCATGAAGCGTTCGACGTCGACACCGGCTTGCTCCCGTACCAATCGCGCAAACTCGCCGAGTTCTTGGGCCTCAAGGGGAAGTCGGTCGCTTCGTTCGATAAGTTCGTGCGGGCACTGGCGAAGATGTTCGTCGCCTACGATTGCAGCATGATCGAAATCAATCCGCTCGTCGTCACGGCGGAAGGCGAATTGATGGCGCTCGACGCCAAGGTCACATTCGACGACAATGGGTTGTTCCGCCATCCGGAACTTGCCGAACTCCGCGACCTCGCCGAGGAAGAACCGGCCGAAGTTCGCGCCGCGCAGTCGGGCCTGAGCTACGTGAAACTCCACGGCAACATCGGTTGCTTGGTGAATGGCGCCGGCCTCGCGATGAGCACCATGGACATCATCAAACTCCACGGCGGCTTTCCGGCCAACTTCCTCGACGTCGGCGGCGGTGCCAACGTCGACCAAGTGACGGAAGCGTTCCGCATTCTGCTGGCGGATAAGAACGTGAAGGCGGTGCTCGTGAATATCTTCGGCGGCATCATGCGTTGCACGACGATCGCCAATGCCGTGCTGGAAGCTTACAAGCAAGTCGGCTTCAACGTCCCGCTGGTCGTGCGACTCGAAGGGACCGAGGTTCAAGAAGGCCGAAAGATGCTCGCCGAAAGCGGCGTGAACATCATCTCGGCCGAAGGGCTCACCGACGCGGCGAAGAAAGTCGTCGCCGCCGCAGGGTAG
- a CDS encoding acetyl-CoA C-acetyltransferase, producing the protein MSYSLIVAGCRTPIGKLLGGLSTLPAPKLGAVAVAEVVRRAGVQPTAVDEVIFGNVLQAGVGQAPARQAALFGGLPATVAAVTINKVCGSGLKAVMLADQAIRAGDADCIVAGGMESMSRAPHLLLGSRTGFKYGHEKLLDAMIHDGLWCAFENTAMGCAADYTASSRNVSRGDQDAWALESHRRALAAREAGKFHDEIVPVSVVVGKATTVVREDEGPRADTTLERLAGLKPAFDPTGSVTAGNASQISDGAAALLVVSETMRDTLQPAWAFRIVASATSGVEPKEIFIAPVEAVRKCLAKAGRTIGDVDLWELNEAFASQTLACARELGIDPAKLNVGGGAIALGHPIGASGARVLVTLIYALLDRGLKTGVASLCLGGGNAVALMIERV; encoded by the coding sequence ATGTCGTATTCATTGATCGTGGCCGGTTGTCGCACTCCGATCGGAAAACTTCTCGGCGGTCTTTCGACTTTGCCTGCGCCGAAGCTCGGCGCGGTTGCCGTTGCCGAAGTCGTCCGGCGAGCCGGTGTGCAGCCCACGGCTGTCGACGAAGTAATCTTCGGAAACGTCTTACAGGCCGGAGTCGGGCAAGCGCCTGCGCGACAAGCCGCGCTGTTCGGTGGACTCCCTGCAACCGTCGCCGCCGTGACGATCAACAAGGTTTGCGGATCCGGATTGAAAGCGGTGATGCTGGCCGATCAAGCGATTCGCGCCGGCGATGCCGACTGCATCGTCGCCGGCGGAATGGAAAGCATGAGCCGGGCGCCGCATCTGTTGCTCGGAAGCCGCACGGGCTTCAAATACGGACATGAGAAACTGCTGGATGCCATGATCCACGACGGGCTCTGGTGCGCGTTCGAGAACACGGCGATGGGCTGCGCGGCCGACTATACGGCTTCGAGTCGCAACGTAAGCCGCGGCGATCAAGATGCCTGGGCTCTCGAAAGTCATCGGCGAGCGCTCGCCGCGCGCGAAGCGGGAAAGTTCCACGATGAGATCGTCCCGGTGAGCGTGGTCGTAGGGAAGGCGACGACGGTCGTGCGCGAAGATGAGGGGCCGCGCGCCGATACCACGCTCGAGCGGCTCGCCGGATTGAAGCCGGCGTTCGATCCCACCGGCTCGGTCACGGCAGGGAACGCTTCGCAGATCAGCGACGGCGCGGCGGCCCTCTTGGTCGTCAGCGAAACCATGCGCGATACACTCCAGCCGGCTTGGGCCTTTCGCATCGTCGCTTCGGCGACGAGCGGCGTCGAGCCGAAAGAGATCTTCATCGCACCGGTCGAGGCGGTGCGGAAGTGTTTGGCGAAGGCCGGCCGCACGATCGGAGACGTCGATCTTTGGGAACTCAACGAAGCCTTCGCTTCGCAAACGCTGGCTTGTGCTCGCGAGTTGGGAATCGATCCTGCGAAGTTGAACGTCGGCGGCGGTGCGATCGCGCTGGGGCACCCGATCGGCGCCAGCGGCGCACGGGTTCTGGTGACGCTGATCTACGCACTACTGGATCGAGGCCTGAAAACGGGGGTCGCCTCGCTCTGCCTAGGCGGCGGAAATGCGGTAGCGTTGATGATCGAGCGCGTCTGA
- a CDS encoding ferrochelatase codes for MPDSALQYDAFLLVSFGGPEKRDDVLPFLENVLRGRNVPRERMLEVAEHYYHFDGVSPINAQNRALIEALRAEFARRGITLPIYWGNRNWLPLLTDTMAQMKADGVRRAIAYFTSAFSSYSGCRQYRENIVAAQELVGADAPAVDKIRVFYNHPGFIETMVDRVRTALEAIPSERRRATKLVYTAHSIPDSMAANCNYVRQLEESARLVSTALGYDDFVLTYQSRSGPPTQPWLGPDIGDYLKSAAREGITDVIVVPIGFVSDHMEVMFDLDFEALEIAREHGVNMVRAGTAGSHPRFVQMIAELVHERMHAELPKPALGALGPSHDVCPVNCCLPPARPTPRPSAT; via the coding sequence ATGCCCGACAGCGCCCTCCAGTACGATGCTTTTCTGCTCGTCTCGTTCGGTGGTCCTGAGAAGCGAGACGACGTGCTGCCGTTTCTCGAGAACGTGCTGCGCGGTCGCAACGTGCCGCGCGAACGGATGCTCGAAGTCGCGGAACATTATTACCACTTCGACGGCGTGAGCCCGATCAATGCCCAAAACCGCGCGTTGATCGAGGCTTTGCGTGCCGAGTTCGCGCGCCGAGGAATCACGTTGCCCATTTATTGGGGCAACCGCAATTGGCTTCCGCTGCTTACCGACACGATGGCGCAAATGAAAGCCGACGGCGTACGACGCGCGATCGCTTATTTTACCTCGGCGTTCAGCTCCTACTCCGGTTGCCGACAGTATCGCGAAAACATCGTCGCCGCGCAGGAACTCGTCGGAGCCGACGCCCCGGCGGTCGACAAGATCCGCGTCTTCTACAACCATCCGGGCTTCATCGAGACGATGGTCGATCGCGTTCGCACGGCCCTCGAAGCGATTCCAAGCGAACGACGCCGCGCGACGAAACTCGTCTACACGGCCCATAGCATTCCCGATTCGATGGCGGCGAATTGCAACTACGTGCGTCAACTCGAAGAATCCGCCCGGCTCGTCTCGACGGCTCTCGGTTACGACGACTTCGTGCTCACGTATCAAAGCCGGAGCGGTCCGCCGACGCAACCGTGGCTCGGTCCCGACATCGGCGACTATCTCAAGTCGGCCGCTCGGGAAGGAATAACGGACGTGATCGTCGTGCCGATCGGCTTCGTTTCCGACCACATGGAAGTGATGTTCGATCTCGACTTCGAGGCACTCGAGATCGCGCGCGAGCACGGAGTAAATATGGTTCGTGCCGGCACCGCCGGTTCGCATCCCCGGTTCGTGCAGATGATCGCCGAACTGGTGCACGAACGCATGCATGCTGAATTGCCAAAGCCGGCTCTAGGAGCTTTGGGACCATCGCATGATGTTTGCCCTGTGAATTGCTGCTTGCCGCCTGCGCGACCGACCCCTCGGCCTAGCGCGACGTAA
- the csrA gene encoding carbon storage regulator CsrA codes for MLVLSRKKNESIVINNDITIVVVEIRGDKVRLGVEAPKEVPVHRREVYDAIQRANASESTADAGALKDEEAK; via the coding sequence ATGTTGGTGCTATCTCGAAAGAAGAACGAAAGCATCGTCATCAACAACGACATCACGATCGTCGTGGTGGAGATTCGTGGTGACAAGGTGCGCCTCGGCGTGGAAGCGCCGAAGGAAGTTCCCGTCCATCGCCGCGAGGTCTACGACGCGATCCAACGCGCCAACGCCTCCGAATCCACGGCGGACGCCGGAGCGTTGAAGGACGAAGAAGCGAAGTAG